From the genome of Mesotoga sp. Brook.08.105.5.1:
CGCCATCCTCTTCTTTATGTCTTCTTTGAAGTGAATCAAGACATGATTTATGCCGCCATGCTTGCCTATGACTATTCCCTTCTCCCCCTTTGCATCTCCGCTGATTAAAGTGGCCGAATTTCCGATACAGGAATAACCGACATATGCTGAGTTCTTGTCAGCTTCGGAGTTCTTTGTCGAGACATCCGGCTCAACATGGTCGCCAACCATCTTGAAAGCACTGTCTCCAAGAGCAAAATTATAGGTAATGCCTCCCGTACCCGGGAAAAGTCTTGGAGTCCCATCTACTTCAAGTCTGAAAGGGCTTCTCCTTAGTGGATGTGCAACTTCGCCAGAGACAGAGATCTTCACTACAAAAGCTTTGTTTGTCTTCAATGTCTTCTCCTCCATTTGGTGTTCTTGTTAGCATGTAGTACATATACATTATATCAACTGAAGAACGTCGGTCGAAGCGTGATATAATCCACGCTGGAGGTAATCATATGTATTATCCGGGCCATATCCAGAAAGCGAAGAGACAGATCCAGAATTACATGAAGTCCGTAGACGGAGTTGTCGAGCTGCTTGATGCTAGGATTCCTCTCACTAGCAGGGCTTATGAAGCAGAACGGTTGTTTCAGAACAAACAGCGTATTGTCGTTCTGAACAAGTCTGACCTGGCCGATCCTGAGATCACTTCCATGTGGAAAGAGCATTTCAGAGCACAGGGAAGCGGAGTTGTAGAGGCTTCACTGAGATCAACAGACGCCAGGAATTTCATAATCAGAGAAATCGTACCTCTATTAAAAAGCAGGTTCTACGAGAAGAGGTTCATGGTCGTCGGAATGCCAAACGTTGGAAAGTCTACCTTTATCAACAGACTCAAAGGCAAGAAATCACTGGCTGTAGGAAATAGACCGGGGATAACGCGTGGAGTACAATGGATAAATGTCTCTAAAAGCATTTCCGTTCTCGACACGCCGGGAATTCTATACTCTGAACTTCGCTCTCTGCAAGTAACGACGAAACTTCTAGCGGTAGGTTCCCTACCGTACGAGAAGTTTGGTCCGCTTGATGCTTTCGAAATGGTGCTTTCCTTAATTGTCGAAAGATAC
Proteins encoded in this window:
- the ylqF gene encoding ribosome biogenesis GTPase YlqF, whose protein sequence is MYYPGHIQKAKRQIQNYMKSVDGVVELLDARIPLTSRAYEAERLFQNKQRIVVLNKSDLADPEITSMWKEHFRAQGSGVVEASLRSTDARNFIIREIVPLLKSRFYEKRFMVVGMPNVGKSTFINRLKGKKSLAVGNRPGITRGVQWINVSKSISVLDTPGILYSELRSLQVTTKLLAVGSLPYEKFGPLDAFEMVLSLIVERYGKVPLEDYLGEKFANGEEFVEKFCRRRNYLAKQGALDTTRGAHTFLREVAAGKAGRFSFEDPKSFYSTDSPETE